A DNA window from Vigna angularis cultivar LongXiaoDou No.4 chromosome 1, ASM1680809v1, whole genome shotgun sequence contains the following coding sequences:
- the LOC108321880 gene encoding partner of Y14 and mago, with the protein MSDDERKKQIAELAKTLKEGERLLGPTKRPDGTLRKPIRIRAGYTPQDEVPIYQPKPALLKKEMGSAGPPGYDPDADARPKTKSVKRNERKKEKRLQAAVEKDKNEEGGASEDGGKKESVEALSSLVNDLSVEDSTQQVQDVDKRIRALKKKIRLTEALEQRSADQDLKPEQLEKLAKLEDWRRELKQLEDQKTETTVS; encoded by the exons ATGAGCGACGACGAAAGGAAAAAGCAAATAGCGGAGCTAGCCAAAACGCTCAAAGAAGGCGAAAGGCTCCTGGGCCCCACAAAACGGCCCGACGGAACCCTCCGAAAGCCCATTCGCATCCGCGCCGGCTACACCCCGCAAGACGAAGTCCCCATTTACCAGCCCAAGCCCGCTCTC CTGAAAAAGGAGATGGGCTCCGCCGGACCTCCCGGGTACGACCCCGACGCCGATGCGCGGCCCAAGACCAAGTCCGTCAAGAGGAACGAAAGAAAGAAGGAGAAGCGGCTCCAG GCTGCGGTTGAAAAGGATAAGAATGAAGAAGGTGGTGCGAGTGAAGATGGTGGAAAGAAGGAATCTGTGGAGGCATTGAGCTCCCTTGTCAATGATTTGTCTGTGGAAGATTCCACGCAACAAGTTCAAGATGTAGACAAGAGAATTCGAGCGCTCAAAAAGAAG ATTCGACTTACAGAAGCATTGGAGCAGAGAAGTGCAGATCAAGATCTAAAACCAGAGCAATTGGAAAAGCTGGCAAAACTAGAAGATTGGCGCAGGGAGTTAAAGCAATTGGAGGATCAGAAGACTGAAACAACCGTGTCATGA
- the LOC108321887 gene encoding ubiquitin domain-containing protein 7SL RNA1, with translation MDVVFELQRGRSFSMEIGYFDTVQEIKEKIQKYQNIPVSQQTLILNGQFLQDNDDPWKVEILHNTSIQLQLSYDKDEKKDPLNSPLTQIHLNMKTGSKTHVVPLEVDVNDTVSRLKEKIREIENVSVPVNRLVLHATTGAELHDHQLLRDCDVSDNSEIEVSYKPSPTVSPASKKLKVMVLPKSGMKKVAVEVNACDNVGELRKELQKLNQRVQFHLPQDGYFFIYKQNVMDDDRSFRWHHVVHGDTIEIFNGSVTGGS, from the coding sequence ATGGACGTAGTTTTCGAGCTTCAAAGAGGAAGATCATTCTCCATGGAAATAGGTTATTTTGACACAGTTCAAGAAATCAAAGAGAAGATACAAAAGTATCAAAACATTCCCGTGTCCCAGCAAACACTCATCCTCAATGGCCAATTCCTCCAAGATAACGATGATCCATGGAAGGTCGAAATCCTTCACAACACAAGCATTCAGCTTCAACTTTCCTACGACAAGGACGAGAAGAAGGACCCACTTAATTCTCCACTCACCCAAATCCACCTCAACATGAAAACCGGATCCAAAACACACGTCGTTCCTCTCGAAGTGGACGTCAACGACACCGTTTCCAGGCTTAAGGAGAAGATCCGCGAGATTGAAAACGTCTCTGTGCCTGTTAACAGGTTGGTTTTGCATGCAACAACCGGTGCAGAGCTCCATGATCATCAACTGTTGCGAGATTGTGATGTTTCGGATAACAGTGAGATCGAGGTGAGTTATAAGCCGTCGCCCACGGTGTCTCCGGCGTCGAAGAAGTTGAAGGTGATGGTGTTACCTAAAAGTGGTATGAAGAAAGTTGCAGTGGAGGTGAATGCATGTGATAACGTGGGAGAGTTGAGAAAGGAGTTGCAGAAGTTGAATCAGAGGGTTCAGTTTCATTTGCCTCAAGATGggtattttttcatttataaacagAACGTTATGGATGATGATAGATCGTTCCGCTGGCACCATGTTGTGCATGGTGATACCATTGAAATCTTCAATGGAAGTGTTACGGGAGGATCATGA
- the LOC108321860 gene encoding UDP-arabinose 4-epimerase 1 isoform X2, whose translation MLNFGRSRNQPRTVRATTMGGLDYPDPKRKGNFVGKVFLAAVLTTLCIIMIKRTPSLNSSSPFAIHEPGVTHVLVTGGAGFIGSHATLRLLSDNHRVTIVDNLSRGNLGAVKVLQGLFPEPGRLQFIYADLGDKKSVEKIFLENKFDAVMHFAAVAYVGESTMDPLKYYHNITSNTLLVLEAMAKHDVKTLIYSSTCATYGEPEKMPITEETQQVPINPYGKAKKMAEDIILDFSKTSDMAIMILRYFNVIGSDPNGNLGEAPRPELREQGRISGACFDAARGIIPGLK comes from the exons ATGCTAAATTTTGGCAGGTCCAGAAATCAGCCAAGGACAGTCAGAGCTACAACAATGGGAG GTTTGGATTATCCAGATCCAAAAAGGAAGGGCAATTTTGTTGGGAAAGTATTTCTTGCTGCTGTGTTAACAACACTATGTATTATCATGATCAAGCGAACTCCATCTTTGAATTCCTCTAGTCCG TTTGCCATCCATGAACCGGGTGTCACTCATGTTTTAGTAACAGGAGGTGCAGGATTTATTGGTTCACATGCTACTCTAAGACTTTTGAGCGATAATCATCGTGTCACCATAGTA GACAATCTTTCACGTGGAAATTTGGGAGCAGTTAAGGTTCTTCAAGGATTATTTCCGGAACCTGGAAGActtcaatttatttatgctGACTTGGGAGATAAAAAATCT gttgaaaaaatatttttggagaaCAAATTTGATGCTGTCATGCACTTTGCTGCTGTTGCATACGTGGGAGAAAGCACAATGGATCCTCTTAA GTATTATCACAATATTACATCAAACACGTTGTTGGTACTGGAGGCTATGGCCAAACATGATGTGAAGACATTGATATATTCTAGTACATGTGCAACATACGGGGAACCTGAAAAGATGCCCATTACAGAGGAAACGCAGCAG GTCCCAATAAATCCATATGGAAAAGCCAAGAAGATGGCTGAAGACATCATCCTTGATTTCTCTAAAACCTCAGACATGGCAATAATGATACTGAG ATATTTCAACGTGATTGGATCAGACCCTAATGGAAATTTGGGTGAGGCTCCTAGGCCTGAACTGCGAGAGCAAGGTCGAATATCAGGGGCTTGCTTTGATGCTGCTCGTGGTATTATACCTGGTTTAAAG TAG
- the LOC108321860 gene encoding UDP-arabinose 4-epimerase 1 isoform X1, with amino-acid sequence MLNFGRSRNQPRTVRATTMGGLDYPDPKRKGNFVGKVFLAAVLTTLCIIMIKRTPSLNSSSPFAIHEPGVTHVLVTGGAGFIGSHATLRLLSDNHRVTIVDNLSRGNLGAVKVLQGLFPEPGRLQFIYADLGDKKSVEKIFLENKFDAVMHFAAVAYVGESTMDPLKYYHNITSNTLLVLEAMAKHDVKTLIYSSTCATYGEPEKMPITEETQQVPINPYGKAKKMAEDIILDFSKTSDMAIMILRYFNVIGSDPNGNLGEAPRPELREQGRISGACFDAARGIIPGLKVRGTDYKTADGTCIRDYIDVTDLVDAHVKALEKAQPAKVGIYNVGTGKGSSVKQFVEACKKATGVDIKVEFLPRRPGDYAEVYSDPRKIKRELDWSAKYTDLQQSLRIAWRWQKSHRDGYGVSNELR; translated from the exons ATGCTAAATTTTGGCAGGTCCAGAAATCAGCCAAGGACAGTCAGAGCTACAACAATGGGAG GTTTGGATTATCCAGATCCAAAAAGGAAGGGCAATTTTGTTGGGAAAGTATTTCTTGCTGCTGTGTTAACAACACTATGTATTATCATGATCAAGCGAACTCCATCTTTGAATTCCTCTAGTCCG TTTGCCATCCATGAACCGGGTGTCACTCATGTTTTAGTAACAGGAGGTGCAGGATTTATTGGTTCACATGCTACTCTAAGACTTTTGAGCGATAATCATCGTGTCACCATAGTA GACAATCTTTCACGTGGAAATTTGGGAGCAGTTAAGGTTCTTCAAGGATTATTTCCGGAACCTGGAAGActtcaatttatttatgctGACTTGGGAGATAAAAAATCT gttgaaaaaatatttttggagaaCAAATTTGATGCTGTCATGCACTTTGCTGCTGTTGCATACGTGGGAGAAAGCACAATGGATCCTCTTAA GTATTATCACAATATTACATCAAACACGTTGTTGGTACTGGAGGCTATGGCCAAACATGATGTGAAGACATTGATATATTCTAGTACATGTGCAACATACGGGGAACCTGAAAAGATGCCCATTACAGAGGAAACGCAGCAG GTCCCAATAAATCCATATGGAAAAGCCAAGAAGATGGCTGAAGACATCATCCTTGATTTCTCTAAAACCTCAGACATGGCAATAATGATACTGAG ATATTTCAACGTGATTGGATCAGACCCTAATGGAAATTTGGGTGAGGCTCCTAGGCCTGAACTGCGAGAGCAAGGTCGAATATCAGGGGCTTGCTTTGATGCTGCTCGTGGTATTATACCTGGTTTAAAG GTAAGAGGAACAGACTATAAGACGGCTGATGGAACTTGCATACGAGATTATATCGATGTAACTGACCTGGTCGATGCTCATGTGAAAGCTCTAGAAAAGGCGCAACCTGCTAAAGTTGGGATCTACAATGTTGGCACTGGAAAGG GTAGTTCAGTGAAGCAGTTTGTGGAAGCTTGTAAAAAGGCGACAGGGGTGGACATTAAAGTGGAATTTCTTCCTCGTCGTCCTGGTGATTATGCTGAGGTATACAGTGACCCAAGAAAGATCAAACGTGAACTGGATTGGAGTGCTAAGTACACTGATCTTCAACAGAGTTTGAGGATTGCATGGAGATGGCAGAAATCTCATCGTGATGGTTATGGGGTTTCAAATGAATTGCGTTGA